The Pungitius pungitius chromosome 4, fPunPun2.1, whole genome shotgun sequence nucleotide sequence TTGATACTTTGAGTCTCTGTTCAAGGTTGAGGAAGACGAACGTCTGCACCCCGCAGCTGGTCCACATCTCGGTCTACGACGGCCACGTGGAGGAGGGCTTCACAGAGCGGCCTCCCCTGGCCTCAGTGCTCTCAGAGAGATGGTTCATGGGTCCAGGAGTCCGCAGGGTGGAAGTTCAGGAGAAAGGAGTGCGAGGGACGCTGTTCATACCTCCAGGTCCCCCTGAGGAGGAGCACGTCCTCCTCTTATACCGTCCGTGTGTTGTAGGTAGGTAGGATAAGTAAAACCTGTCCCTCTGTGCCTCAGGTCCAGGACCCTTTCCCGGGGTAATGGACAtgtggggcggagggggggggcaggtggagtATCGATCGGCCCTGCTCGCCTCTCACGGCTACGCCTCTCTGGCGCTGCAGTACCTCGGCGTCGGTGAGCTGCCGTCAGCCAGCAAAGAGTTTGAGTACTTtgaggtttgtgtttatttatatttcaaaataagagtcttgCGTGGCTCATTTTGTTTGGAGCGGGGTCCGTCTCGATGTCTTAAGTCTCCTTCTGCACAGACGGCGTTTAACGTGATCAGGCTCCATCCCCTGGTGAGCCCCGACAGAGTTGGAATTATTGGTCTTTCCCTTGGAGCGATTATCACCAATCATTTGGCGGCTGAGAGCAGCGTCATCAAGGCAAGTACCGAACTTTCGGTCCTGATTGCGTGGAGAACCTCGAGGTCTTAATGGTGAACCGTGTTTTGTTTCAGCCTCGTTGTTGCGTTTGTGTCAGTGGCGTCCACATTTGTCCACGCGGGGAGTTGCTCACAGGACTCTACCAGGCGATGGTCGCGTAGGTAACATAGGCAACACAAAGccacttaacacacacacagctgtactgATGCTGTGGTGAATCATTGTTATGACAGGAACGGTCACAAGGTACAAGTGGACGAGAACAACCATGAGATATGGCGATACAGGGAACTCCCAATCCCTGGTGACCTCGCTAAGAAAATTGAGGTAAGAACTTGTTGCATGATTGAAACACAAGGATGAGACGATGTGCTGGTTTCGACAAGTTCACAGGGGACATTAGTGTGAGACGTCCTCTTCCAATGTCAGTCTATGCATTGCACTGAAATGTTAAAACCACCTCTGATGGCTCATTTTGGTTCATTCTCTCTAACACGTGTGGTGGTTGGTCTTCTTGAAGGTGGGGAAAATAAACTGCCCAATGTTGTTGGTGAATGGCCTCGACGATCAGAGCATGCCCACAGTGGAGGCTGCTGAAgatgtgagtacacacacacacacacaatgaggtgGAGTAAAGACAGTTTGTGCTCATTAAAACTGTGCAAAGTCAAGAAGAGCATCGATGAATCTTCAAAAGTCAACTGGTTGCATTTGAATTGTTGCATTGAAGTAACAACTCATCtgttaatttattatttattcattaagttAAATGAGTCATTTATTGGTTACAACTAGTTCAACAATGGACAAAAAGAATGAGGCGTGAATGAAATGACAGcacaaatgcaatgaaaaagcatatttttgttttctgttttccgATTAGGAGATGGCAACTGAAGGAGCGTTTGTTTGGTCAAGAAATTCTGTcagagaattaaaaaacaatgaagtatGTGCTGTTTTGACCTTTGATCCCTGTAGATGGCCCACATGATGCGAGCAGCAGGGAAAGACCACCTGCTGACCAGGATCGAATACCCAGCTACTGGACATCTGATCGAGCCGCCCTACTCGCCTCACTTCAGAGCCACCAATTTcataaagaaaagcacaagagaGAAGGGTGATTTATTGAAGCCAATCTAATAGACCCAGTCTGTTAAAAAGTGTTCTGTATTTCACGATGTGTTTGATGATGCATCTAACCATCACCCATGGGGTGTGTTCCAGTCATACTACTTTGGGGAGGACAAACCAAAGCTCATTCAGATGCTCAAGAGGACTCCTGGAAGAAGATCTTGGCTTTTCTACAGCAGCACCTGTACTCCAACAACCCCACCAGAGCAAAGATGTGAAGGCAGAGGAGCCCGTGCTTCGCCATGGCAACCTCTGCAGAGACATGGTGGTGGCGACGACGCAGTGTCCATTAAATGAATGCTCATGATGATCCGGTCAAAGGTCAACTTGTGCTTGTTCATATTATTTAGTGTCcccaaaattattattattattaattgaaatgaaaatgtttctctGTAAAGAAATGATTCACCCACAAGAGTATTTCTAGAGAAAATGTCAGAGTAATATTATTAAAGATCATTGAACTCTTTCTGGTGTTTAATCTGCAGTGTTTGTGACGATTTCCACTTCAAAAACTTTTATTCGGCGCGGACATCATCTaaggacatttttaaatacacacagaggcCGAATACAAACATTCGGGGAAGGATGTTCACACAACAAAGATGTTTATGTTCAGTGCCAACTAGCAGCGGCGCGCAGGCTAATATGCTAAGCTACGGGAGGGGGGTCTACAGTTCGGTGGACTcagacgatgtggtcctgatagcatcctcggtctgcggcctccaactctcactggagcgttttgcagccgagtgtgaagcggtttGGATGAGGATTAGCGCCTCCAAATCTGAAGCTATGGTTCttagcaggaaaccgatggattgcctgctccgggtagggaatgtgtccttaccccaagtgagggaattcaagtacctcggggtcttgttcacgagtgagggaaagatggagtgtgagcttggctgGAGAACcagagcagcgggggcggtattgcacCCGCTTGACCGTAACGTTgggacaaaaagagagctgagccaaaaggcaaagctctTGATCTACCGGTTAATcctcattcctaccctcacctatggtcatataggctgggtcatgaccgaaagaactaagTCACGGGTACAAACAgccaaaatgggtttcctcaggagagtggctggcgtttcccttagagatagggtgagaagctcagccattcgctaGGAGAGAGTAGacccgctgctcctttgcgttgaaagaagccagttgaggtggtttgggaaTCTGGTAAGGATccccccctggacgcctcccttgagaggtgttccaggcacgtccagctgggaagagggcCCGGGAAGACCCGGGACCaagtggagagattatatctgcactggcctgggagcGCCTAGGGATGCCTCAATCAGAGCTGTCAGATGTGGCCTGGGAAAGGAAAGTTTGGGGTCCCTTGCTTTTTGatcgatttttatttattattaacattcaTTATAATTCAACATTTTGGTAATAGTGCTCTTCTCTGACAGTTTCATCCCTGGAatagtaaaaacattttatattaagaTGGAGTAAATGCCTCGTATAAACTTTTTAAATCTTGAATATGAAAACAGGCTtgaggaacattttttaaaatgagcagtgtACCCCTGGTCATTTTTCATGATTCTCGGGTGTCTGATAATCACAGCAgacatacattaaaaaaaacatttatacataacAACCAGAAATACTATCAAAATCCAATCAATTGATTGAAACGGAAACAAAATATGGGTTGTTTTTGGAGTTTtataaatgatcacaaatattctatatgTTTGATAccaatgtttatttctttttatttctatttgataccaatgtttttttatttgtttatgtgCTTATTAGCATCAGACAATGATGCTATGATTTAATAATTAATACTTAAAAACTAACAgcttatatatttttatgaacttaatcaaaaatattttatattatttagggccgggactcaattaaaaatattaatctaattaattagaggctttgtaattaattaatcaaaattaatcgcatatattatacatacaaatatatgacctgagaacagtgagaagtcatttttatttttattcaaccaattccagtgtagcaatagcatatttagaaatatagtactttcagaaattcaggtagcctataggtaagtagaccttctgtaaactatgtttttttaagtagaccaatactttcaagtacattcaaaacattggttattttttcagacgtggtcttagttaccctggtccttaaaccagtcatctggtgctgtgtgggttgggtgtgggtccttgtacccggagtggggctaacgtccacgctagctgctaattgttttgcgttgaggtgatacttgaggctcgatgtgaattccttgttgcacagcttgcacacaaccacgctcttatcgacgcttccatccgtgtgtttattataataagattttccattcacggggccacccgacacggttatttttatgtaattaattaatcttaattcatattgtaattaattaatcgcaattaacgcgctaaagtccaaGCCCTAATATTAATAGAGATTTTCACTTTTAGTTCATCTAATCTTCATGCCAAAACTACTATGTCGTTGTGAGATCAATGTGTAGACCAATGAGTCCATCATGCGGTTTCTACAAAGAACCCCCTCCCCTGCAGAGCGGATTCAAAGTCCGCCAGAGCTTTGGGGCAGTTGCAGAGCTCGTTCAACCGGCGCGGACCTTCTGGCCTCGTGTCTCAAACCAGGTGAGTTTAATCATTACGTCAACTTATTGTCGTATCGTATCGACGTTCATACTTTTGTAGTCCAGGAAACATTTGTAGGACTCCAAAACCAGTGCAGCTTTTACAGCGCtacagaaaacacaccaaacagtTACGTGCGTTGTAAAGGTGTCATTTGATGCTGCTCCGCCAATCACATGTGTTTTCCCTTTGCGTTTGAGTGCGGTGTTCATGGGCACGGGAGAGATGAGAAGActgtacaataatgacaatgtagtgcagcaataagataaaaataaaagtataataaaatatatgctatgtcTTAGTACGCTATAAGgttatgggttagtaagttgagaaataaagataaaataaatataaatataaagtgtACCAGCTAAACAGACAGTaacaagtgacaagtgaaagggacaaagtgaatgtacatgagagtgagagtcagtcaggggactgccgaagggaagaaactgttagtgtggcaggaggtcttagccgtgatggacctcagcctcctgccgtatggaaggggcacaaacaggtcatgtccggggtgagaggggtcggctacaatctttctggcccgcttgaaagtcctggaagcgaacaattCCTGGAgtgacggcagattgcagccaatcaccctctttGCCGAGCGGacgacacgctgcagcctgcccttgtccttggcagtggctgcagcgtaccacacggtgatggaggtgcagaggatggactccatgatggccgtgtagaactgcaccatcattgtctgtggcaggttgaatttcttcagctgcctcaggaagaacatcttctgctgagcctttttcgtgatggagctgatgtccagctcccacttgaggtcctgggtgatgatggagcccaggaaacggaaggagtccacagtggtgacaggggagtcacacaaggggaggggggaaggtggggctgcgttcttcctgaagtccacgaccatctccactgtcttcagggcgttgagctccaggttgttctggctgcaccatgtcaccaggtggtcagactcccatctgtaggcggactcgtctccaccagagatcagtccaatgattTTGCAAACATACCCAAGAAATATCCAAAAGGAAGGCACAGAAAATGAACAATAGAAGTAGACCTGGATCCTAAAACATGAATTCCCTTTTCTTCAACTAAAAATTTTTCATGTTAAGTGTCTTTATTGTGGGGGGGCTGGGACTTGGAGAGGACTGGAGGGCCTGAGGGTGTTGAGCGCGGTGCTTGGTTAGTGATGTTACAGATGTATGTACAGATCATAGGAGGGGCAGAGCTCAGAACCAAGACTACACAAAATGTATGGAACTTATGAAGATGATGATTCCAAGTACTAATGATAAGGTTTGATTATGTTGTCTCATCACATTCATTGTTAAATTTTTAGAAATGTTAGGACAGCTTTTACCGAAATGATTCACTTATTTCGAAACTGAGACCAAACTGTGACTTGGATATTTATACAGATGAACAAACATCACAGCAACCAGCACGTTCTGTCCTTTTTATATCAACACAATAATCAAGCCAACTAACAAACCTTTGTGCACCTTACTTTGACTGCTGCCCCTCCAGTGTTTGTTCCAGTGAGATTCTTCTGGACTCTGGTTGCTACGAGCAAACTTCAGAAGgacaaaaacaataacagcGAAAGTGTTGCACTGCAACCTCTGAAGCAGATCATCAATTTGCTACACAAACCAAACCCCTTGTTAAGTTTGTTGTCGTTTAgtccttctctcttttgtaaATAGCAAATCTGATTTTATGAAGTCCCTTTGGATATGAGAAGAGATGTCTGATAATACGAGGGTGCTGATTGAACAGTTCACTCTctttggtctctgctggagtccaTGTTTTCAACAATGCTTAAAAAACTCTTTCTTTGCCTGTGCTTAGTATTGAACTACTCAACATGTAGTTACCAAGGTGACGCTCCTCTATCTCTTGTTCACTCTGCCAAGGAACCAAGGACCCTCGTCCCCGTGTTGCTTCTTGCTCGTCGGCtcagaccctcctcctccatgtcctcgACCGCCTCCCCAATCCTCTCCGTCGTCCCCTCTCGGGCCCTGGTGGACGAGACTTTCCGGGTGAAGGTGCAGAATCTGCCTCCGGGCTCCGCGGTGACCCTTCACTCCCTCCACCGCTGCGAGGACGAGGACCTGTGGGAGGCCTACGGACACTACGTCAGCGACCAGCGGGGAAGCGTCTCGCGTGAGCTCTCCTTTAAACGTCTCAGGCTTTTGgactttttatgtgttttgttgaCGTCCAAAAATACCGTCTGTAGTTACAGATGATCTCAGCTTCGGGGGAACGTACACAGGAAAAGAAGCCATGGGGTTGCTGTGGAGTATGCGTCCCGTCCCTGGCAGCCGCAAAGGCCTCAGGTAAAACATCCAATGATGTGAAGGTCTCGCCTTGAGGTCTCAGCTTTGATACTTTGAGTCTCTGTTCAAGGTTGAGGAAGACGAACGTCTGCACCCCGCAGCTGGTCCACATCTCGGTCTACGACGGCCACGTGGAGGAGGGCTTCACAGAGCGGCCTCCCCTGGCCTCGGTGCTTTCGGAAAGATGGTTCATGGGTCCAGGAGTCCGCAGGGTGGAAGTCCAAGAGAAAGGAGTGCGAGGGATGCTGTTCATACCTCCAGGTCCTCCtgaggagcacatcctcctCTTATACCGTCCGTGTGTTGTAGGTAGGTAGGATCAGTAAAACCTCTCCCTCTGTGCCTCAGGT carries:
- the LOC134127315 gene encoding peroxisomal succinyl-coenzyme A thioesterase-like isoform X2; this translates as MCRPMSPSCGFYKELPPLQSGFKVRQSFGAVAELVQPARTFWPRVSNQEPRTLVPVLLLARRLRPSSSMSSTASPILSVVPSRALVDETFRVKVQNLPPGSAVTLHSLHRCEDEDLWEAYGHYVSDQRGSVSHDLSFGGTYTGKEAMGLLWSMRPVPGSRKGLRLRKTNVCTPQLVHISVYDGHVEEGFTERPPLASVLSERWFMGPGVRRVEVQEKGVRGTLFIPPGPGPFPGVMDMWGGGGGQVEYRSALLASHGYASLALQYLGVGELPSASKEFEYFETAFNVIRLHPLVSPDRVGIIGLSLGAIITNHLAAESSVIKPRCCVCVSGVHICPRGELLTGLYQAMVANGHKVQVDENNHEIWRYRELPIPGDLAKKIEVGKINCPMLLVNGLDDQSMPTVEAAEDMAHMMRAAGKDHLLTRIEYPATGHLIEPPYSPHFRATNFIKKSTREKVILLWGGQTKAHSDAQEDSWKKILAFLQQHLYSNNPTRAKM
- the LOC134127315 gene encoding peroxisomal succinyl-coenzyme A thioesterase-like isoform X3 codes for the protein MSSTASPILSVVPSRALVDETFRVKVQNLPPGSAVTLHSLHRCEDEDLWEAYGHYVSDQRGSVSLTDDLSFGGTYTGKEAMGLLWSMRPVPGSRKGLRLRKTNVCTPQLVHISVYDGHVEEGFTERPPLASVLSERWFMGPGVRRVEVQEKGVRGTLFIPPGPGPFPGVMDMWGGGGGQVEYRSALLASHGYASLALQYLGVGELPSASKEFEYFETAFNVIRLHPLVSPDRVGIIGLSLGAIITNHLAAESSVIKPRCCVCVSGVHICPRGELLTGLYQAMVANGHKVQVDENNHEIWRYRELPIPGDLAKKIEVGKINCPMLLVNGLDDQSMPTVEAAEDMAHMMRAAGKDHLLTRIEYPATGHLIEPPYSPHFRATNFIKKSTREKVILLWGGQTKAHSDAQEDSWKKILAFLQQHLYSNNPTRAKM
- the LOC134127315 gene encoding peroxisomal succinyl-coenzyme A thioesterase-like isoform X1; the protein is MCRPMSPSCGFYKELPPLQSGFKVRQSFGAVAELVQPARTFWPRVSNQEPRTLVPVLLLARRLRPSSSMSSTASPILSVVPSRALVDETFRVKVQNLPPGSAVTLHSLHRCEDEDLWEAYGHYVSDQRGSVSLTDDLSFGGTYTGKEAMGLLWSMRPVPGSRKGLRLRKTNVCTPQLVHISVYDGHVEEGFTERPPLASVLSERWFMGPGVRRVEVQEKGVRGTLFIPPGPGPFPGVMDMWGGGGGQVEYRSALLASHGYASLALQYLGVGELPSASKEFEYFETAFNVIRLHPLVSPDRVGIIGLSLGAIITNHLAAESSVIKPRCCVCVSGVHICPRGELLTGLYQAMVANGHKVQVDENNHEIWRYRELPIPGDLAKKIEVGKINCPMLLVNGLDDQSMPTVEAAEDMAHMMRAAGKDHLLTRIEYPATGHLIEPPYSPHFRATNFIKKSTREKVILLWGGQTKAHSDAQEDSWKKILAFLQQHLYSNNPTRAKM